A window from Streptomyces sp. NBC_00299 encodes these proteins:
- a CDS encoding type II toxin-antitoxin system PemK/MazF family toxin, with protein sequence MQRGEVWWVQFDERRLVVLLSGDDASGFQVMQVVAPAGVDISGLGIEVMVGAGEGLPFEGVLRLAFRRPGFTPCTWLTTVSRDDLIERAAVLSSAKLSEIDDALRLAEQAQEQTPATTAKLSEIRDALRRGELG encoded by the coding sequence GTGCAACGTGGCGAAGTCTGGTGGGTCCAGTTCGACGAGCGGAGGTTGGTCGTACTGCTGTCAGGAGACGACGCGTCCGGGTTCCAGGTCATGCAGGTCGTTGCTCCGGCGGGCGTCGACATCAGCGGTCTGGGCATCGAAGTGATGGTCGGCGCGGGTGAAGGGCTGCCGTTCGAAGGCGTGCTGCGGCTCGCGTTCCGGCGTCCTGGCTTCACCCCGTGCACGTGGTTGACCACCGTGTCCCGGGACGACCTGATAGAGCGGGCGGCCGTCCTGTCCTCGGCGAAACTCAGCGAGATCGACGATGCCCTCCGACTCGCTGAACAAGCACAGGAGCAGACCCCGGCAACGACCGCGAAGCTCAGCGAGATAAGGGACGCCCTCCGTCGCGGTGAACTCGGGTAG
- a CDS encoding NAD(P)/FAD-dependent oxidoreductase: MREDRHVVVAGGGPAGATTAGLLARQGFDVVLLERERFPRYHIGESLLPSLLPVLDILGVRETVERHGFVRKSGAFYGWGGQEWALGFDGPEREAQYSFQVIRSEFDQLLLDHARRLGADVREATRVRRIALEGGRAVSAAWLDEDGRGGSIGFTHLVDATGRAGVLGARQLGMRRVHDVFRNVAVWGYWRDATVLPQAPESSIGVFSLPDHGWLWAIPLHDGTLSVGLVTDKRSFQQARDTLGSIDAVYEEALGRCPLLGRILHGARQDSVLKTESDYSYTAEAFCGPGWYLAGDAACFLDPLLSTGVHLAMHSGLLSAAAITAVLRGEVEAEAARAFYQTAYRNAYERLLILVGAFYRIHDGRDAYFRQAQQLSHRDQRPLRLHESFLNIITGAEDFHDARSLSPEHLYAKLRDPVAGRTGQGLGGHGTSHMLPLPITPDHAAAGHYLTLSPYPTLRPA, encoded by the coding sequence GTGCGTGAGGACAGGCATGTGGTGGTCGCCGGCGGCGGACCGGCGGGGGCGACGACCGCGGGGCTGCTCGCGCGGCAGGGGTTCGACGTGGTGCTGCTGGAACGCGAACGCTTCCCGCGGTATCACATCGGGGAGTCGTTGCTGCCCTCGCTGCTGCCGGTGCTGGACATCCTGGGCGTCCGTGAGACGGTCGAGCGGCACGGATTCGTCCGCAAGAGTGGGGCCTTCTACGGGTGGGGCGGCCAGGAGTGGGCGCTCGGCTTCGACGGACCCGAGAGGGAGGCTCAGTACAGCTTCCAGGTCATCCGCTCCGAATTCGACCAGCTGCTCCTCGACCACGCCCGCCGCCTCGGGGCGGACGTACGGGAGGCAACGCGCGTACGCCGCATCGCTCTGGAAGGGGGGCGGGCGGTGTCTGCAGCGTGGCTGGACGAGGACGGCCGCGGCGGGAGCATCGGCTTCACGCACCTGGTCGACGCCACGGGCCGGGCCGGAGTACTGGGCGCCCGGCAGCTGGGGATGCGGCGGGTCCACGACGTCTTCCGAAACGTCGCCGTGTGGGGCTACTGGCGAGACGCCACTGTGCTGCCGCAGGCCCCGGAAAGCTCGATCGGCGTGTTCTCGCTGCCCGACCACGGCTGGCTGTGGGCCATCCCGCTCCACGACGGGACCCTCAGCGTTGGCCTGGTCACCGACAAACGCTCCTTCCAGCAAGCCCGCGACACCCTTGGTTCCATCGACGCCGTCTACGAGGAAGCACTCGGCCGGTGCCCCCTGCTGGGGCGGATCCTCCACGGGGCGCGACAGGACTCCGTGCTGAAGACCGAGAGCGACTACTCCTACACCGCCGAAGCGTTCTGCGGGCCGGGCTGGTACCTCGCCGGCGACGCCGCTTGCTTCCTGGACCCGCTGCTGTCCACCGGCGTGCACCTGGCCATGCACAGCGGGCTGCTCTCCGCTGCCGCGATCACCGCCGTCCTGCGCGGCGAGGTCGAAGCGGAGGCCGCGCGAGCCTTCTACCAGACCGCGTACCGCAACGCCTACGAACGCCTGCTGATCCTTGTCGGCGCGTTCTACCGCATCCACGACGGCCGCGACGCCTACTTCCGGCAAGCCCAGCAACTCAGCCACCGCGATCAACGCCCCCTGCGGCTGCACGAATCGTTCCTCAACATCATCACCGGCGCCGAAGACTTCCACGACGCCCGTTCCCTCTCCCCCGAACATCTCTACGCCAAGCTCCGCGACCCCGTGGCCGGCCGGACCGGCCAGGGACTCGGCGGCCACGGAACCAGCCACATGCTCCCCTTGCCCATCACCCCTGACCACGCAGCCGCAGGCCACTACCTCACCCTCAGCCCCTACCCCACCCTCCGCCCTGCCTGA
- a CDS encoding carboxylate-amine ligase, giving the protein MAEPHPLPHGSPPSPPLTVGAEEEFLLVDPLTRELRPDAEKVVAEAARDLGDRVGPELTRHQVETRTDPHTRLADFAAQIRTTRRSLAQAAARQNLRIISTGTPVLSPPGPPPLTDGPRYAASAAMFRALDDEQIACACHIHIGVPDLATALKISNHLRPWIHVLIALSANSPYWQGRDTGYASWRTTTWGRWPVAGPPPYFESPSHFEDLIADLLSSGTIVDSGGLYWDIRPSHHQPTLEFRAADAAATPEDTALLAGIVRALTATALTAIDAGQSGPQPAPELLRAASWRAARDGITGHGLDPLTGHLTPATTQIDQLLAHLQPALHHYGDTHLVHTLWSRLRAQGSRAEAQRAAHRHRARLTDVVDHLIATTAPQPGPAADLR; this is encoded by the coding sequence ATGGCCGAACCCCACCCCCTGCCGCACGGCTCACCCCCTTCCCCCCCGCTCACCGTCGGTGCCGAAGAAGAGTTCCTCCTCGTCGACCCGCTCACCCGCGAGCTGCGCCCCGACGCCGAGAAGGTCGTGGCCGAAGCCGCCCGTGACCTCGGTGACCGCGTCGGCCCCGAGCTCACCCGCCACCAGGTCGAGACTCGCACCGACCCCCACACCCGCCTCGCCGACTTCGCCGCCCAGATCCGCACCACCCGCCGCTCGCTCGCCCAGGCCGCCGCCCGTCAGAACCTGCGCATCATCTCCACCGGTACCCCCGTCCTCTCCCCACCCGGCCCCCCACCCCTGACCGACGGCCCCCGCTACGCCGCCAGCGCCGCCATGTTCCGGGCCCTGGACGACGAGCAGATCGCCTGCGCCTGCCACATCCACATCGGGGTACCCGACCTCGCCACGGCCCTGAAGATCAGCAATCACCTGCGGCCATGGATCCACGTCCTGATCGCTTTGTCGGCCAACTCGCCGTACTGGCAGGGCCGGGACACCGGCTATGCAAGCTGGCGCACCACCACCTGGGGACGGTGGCCCGTCGCCGGCCCCCCGCCGTACTTCGAATCCCCCTCACACTTTGAGGACCTCATCGCGGACCTCCTAAGCAGCGGCACGATCGTGGACTCCGGCGGCCTGTACTGGGACATCCGCCCCTCCCACCATCAGCCCACCCTCGAGTTCCGTGCAGCTGACGCCGCCGCCACTCCCGAGGACACCGCGTTGCTCGCAGGCATCGTCAGAGCGCTGACCGCGACCGCCCTGACAGCCATCGACGCGGGCCAATCAGGCCCGCAACCCGCCCCGGAACTCCTAAGGGCCGCCAGCTGGCGAGCAGCCCGCGACGGCATCACCGGCCACGGCCTCGACCCCCTCACCGGCCACCTGACGCCAGCCACCACGCAAATCGACCAGCTCCTGGCCCACCTGCAACCCGCACTTCACCACTACGGTGACACCCACCTCGTCCACACGCTGTGGTCCCGGCTGCGCGCCCAAGGCAGCCGCGCCGAAGCCCAACGCGCGGCCCATCGCCACCGCGCCCGTCTCACCGACGTCGTCGACCACCTGATCGCCACCACGGCCCCGCAGCCCGGGCCAGCCGCGGACCTGCGTTAG
- a CDS encoding XRE family transcriptional regulator, whose amino-acid sequence MTILPPDPDLNALRLELARLRAARKWSYDEVAARSGLARRTVIEIAAVRSGAARPSRAAAHQLLGPGGPSVRAHRPVGPRR is encoded by the coding sequence GTGACGATCTTGCCGCCCGATCCGGACCTCAACGCGCTGCGGTTGGAGCTCGCGCGTCTGCGGGCCGCTCGGAAGTGGAGCTATGACGAGGTCGCCGCCCGCAGCGGCCTGGCCAGGCGCACGGTCATTGAAATTGCAGCAGTTCGCTCAGGCGCAGCACGACCGTCACGTGCTGCTGCGCATCAATTACTGGGCCCGGGAGGTCCCAGTGTCCGAGCGCACCGGCCAGTGGGTCCGCGTCGTTGA
- a CDS encoding NADPH-dependent F420 reductase, translated as MKIAVLGTGGGARAHAAKLLDLGHQVFVGTRAPEATLARTEPDMMGNIPYGQWLASHPGITLLTFGDAAAAADSLVINGIDGHNAVGALSAVAEQLAGKTVVDYAVPFVYQHETEHPWPTPWGVMPKLDPCDTDSLGEQIQRALPATKVVKSFVTQEQTTVVDPKAIGGGDHTMFVAGDHADAKQQVTDLLKAYGWIDILDVGALVGARGLEMYAHMHSAIGFGLGQQFGGHFGIKVVR; from the coding sequence GTGAAGATCGCAGTTCTCGGTACCGGCGGCGGCGCCCGCGCCCACGCGGCCAAGCTCCTTGACCTCGGCCACCAGGTCTTCGTCGGCACCCGCGCCCCCGAGGCCACCCTCGCCCGCACCGAGCCCGACATGATGGGCAACATCCCCTACGGCCAGTGGCTCGCCAGCCACCCCGGCATCACCCTGTTGACCTTCGGCGACGCGGCGGCCGCCGCGGACAGTCTCGTCATCAACGGCATCGACGGCCACAACGCAGTTGGCGCCCTGTCCGCAGTCGCCGAGCAGCTCGCCGGCAAGACCGTCGTCGACTACGCGGTGCCGTTCGTCTACCAGCACGAGACCGAGCACCCCTGGCCCACCCCGTGGGGCGTCATGCCCAAGCTGGACCCGTGCGACACCGACAGCCTCGGCGAGCAGATCCAGCGGGCCCTGCCCGCCACCAAGGTCGTCAAGAGCTTCGTCACCCAGGAGCAGACCACCGTGGTCGACCCGAAGGCGATCGGCGGCGGCGACCACACCATGTTCGTGGCCGGCGACCACGCCGACGCCAAGCAGCAGGTCACCGACCTCCTCAAGGCCTACGGCTGGATCGACATCCTCGACGTCGGCGCGCTGGTCGGCGCCCGCGGCCTGGAGATGTACGCCCACATGCACTCCGCCATCGGCTTCGGCCTCGGCCAGCAGTTCGGCGGCCACTTCGGCATCAAGGTGGTGCGCTGA
- a CDS encoding helix-turn-helix transcriptional regulator: MTSEMTGRALRLLSLLQTRREWSGADLAERLEVTVRTVRRDIDRLRDLGYPVDSARGHAGGYRLAAGTDLPPLLLDDEEAVAIAVALRTAAGGLSGIEETAVRALAKLEQVLPRRLRGRVSALQAAASGIAWETAGPRAAPELLALLAVACRDHEVLTFDYATRAGTAATRRVEPQHLVASGNVWYLLAHDTDRNDWRIFRLDRITHPTPTGRRLPPRPLPGDSTPADFVAARLASAPTRYRAVATVQATAEQVHARTHGLGTRVRPVDNTTCRVDASDDSLARIAQTLAILPPAYTLDADDAVLAHLRTAAQHLVRATSGNSDFCGD; this comes from the coding sequence ATGACCAGCGAGATGACAGGCAGGGCGCTGCGACTGCTGTCGCTGCTCCAGACCCGCCGGGAGTGGTCCGGCGCGGACCTCGCCGAACGGCTGGAGGTGACCGTCCGCACGGTCCGCCGGGACATCGACCGGCTCCGCGACCTGGGCTATCCGGTCGACAGCGCCCGCGGGCACGCCGGCGGCTACCGGCTCGCCGCCGGCACCGACCTGCCGCCGCTCCTGCTGGACGACGAGGAGGCCGTGGCCATCGCCGTAGCCCTGCGAACCGCGGCGGGCGGCCTGAGCGGCATCGAGGAGACGGCCGTGCGGGCCCTGGCCAAGCTGGAGCAGGTACTGCCCCGCCGGCTGCGCGGCCGGGTCTCGGCGCTCCAGGCCGCCGCCTCGGGAATCGCCTGGGAGACCGCAGGCCCGCGCGCTGCCCCCGAACTCCTCGCCCTGCTGGCGGTGGCATGCCGTGACCACGAGGTGCTGACCTTCGACTACGCGACGAGGGCGGGGACGGCGGCCACCCGCCGGGTCGAACCACAGCACCTGGTCGCCTCCGGCAACGTCTGGTACCTGCTGGCCCATGACACCGACCGCAACGACTGGCGCATCTTCCGCCTGGACCGCATCACACACCCCACGCCGACGGGCCGCCGCCTGCCGCCCCGCCCCCTACCGGGCGACAGCACCCCCGCGGACTTCGTGGCCGCCCGCCTCGCCTCGGCCCCCACCCGCTACCGGGCCGTCGCCACCGTCCAGGCCACCGCGGAGCAGGTCCACGCCCGGACTCACGGCCTCGGCACCCGCGTACGCCCCGTCGACAACACCACCTGCCGGGTCGACGCCTCGGACGACTCCCTTGCCCGCATCGCCCAAACCCTGGCCATACTCCCGCCCGCGTACACCCTGGACGCGGACGACGCGGTCCTGGCACACCTGCGGACTGCGGCCCAGCACCTTGTCCGGGCCACCTCAGGGAACAGTGATTTCTGTGGCGACTAA
- a CDS encoding barstar family protein, with protein sequence MISAVHEDEKERGITPYALTETEHGHVWGVCAEVEGLFGESQRGTYELFGWVPEGSGVPAWAGSRVWLVPQDEAFDAWLLEDAESLGQPPGTDSLVLTGLDDYEGPPERYRGRVRVHDGHRWLGSCREFTCILSPDQMPAPIVLRGLAQSDQLRAALTKGTRRALDLEEAALEIRDGRGELLTDRVLWATVSAWRPSSCGADLIDLELDGGRFTPVPEYARPIWERWLAGPPAAVNTWAGLDTRRRGAWHDLVRERACRRSHRDRPAGHAYELDGRYITDEPALYLALGEAVNGPGGYFGGCLAALDDCLRGTFGYTAPAALLWRDAATARGHLSHALTPDGQPHDLFTAVLESLAEGGMDVTLA encoded by the coding sequence ATGATTTCCGCTGTGCATGAAGACGAGAAGGAGCGCGGGATCACGCCCTACGCACTGACCGAGACGGAGCACGGCCATGTCTGGGGCGTCTGCGCCGAGGTGGAGGGGCTGTTCGGAGAATCCCAGCGCGGGACGTACGAGCTGTTCGGCTGGGTTCCGGAGGGATCCGGCGTGCCCGCTTGGGCCGGCAGCAGGGTGTGGCTGGTGCCGCAGGACGAGGCGTTCGATGCCTGGCTGCTGGAGGACGCGGAGAGTTTGGGGCAGCCCCCCGGGACGGACAGTCTGGTGCTCACCGGCCTGGACGACTACGAAGGTCCGCCCGAGAGGTACAGGGGTCGCGTTCGCGTACACGACGGGCATCGCTGGCTGGGCTCCTGCCGGGAATTCACCTGCATCCTGTCGCCCGACCAGATGCCTGCACCAATTGTTCTGCGAGGGCTCGCGCAGAGTGATCAGCTCAGGGCGGCATTGACGAAGGGCACCCGGCGGGCGCTGGATCTGGAGGAGGCCGCGCTGGAAATACGGGACGGCCGAGGCGAGCTGCTCACTGATCGGGTGCTGTGGGCCACGGTCAGCGCCTGGCGCCCATCCTCCTGCGGAGCGGACCTGATTGACCTTGAGCTCGACGGAGGTCGCTTCACACCGGTCCCCGAATATGCTCGGCCGATCTGGGAGCGGTGGCTCGCTGGACCACCGGCCGCCGTGAACACCTGGGCTGGCCTCGACACCCGCCGCCGCGGGGCCTGGCATGACCTTGTGCGCGAGCGGGCCTGCCGACGATCCCACCGTGACCGGCCAGCCGGCCACGCCTACGAACTCGACGGCCGGTACATCACCGACGAACCAGCTCTCTATCTGGCGCTCGGCGAGGCGGTCAACGGACCCGGCGGCTACTTCGGCGGCTGCCTCGCCGCCCTCGACGATTGCCTGCGCGGCACCTTCGGCTACACCGCCCCCGCCGCCTTGCTCTGGCGAGACGCCGCGACCGCGCGCGGGCACCTGTCCCACGCCCTCACACCGGACGGCCAGCCCCACGACCTCTTCACCGCAGTCCTTGAAAGCCTGGCCGAGGGTGGCATGGACGTCACCTTGGCATGA
- a CDS encoding winged helix DNA-binding domain-containing protein, whose product MITARGLNRATLSRQLLLEREPLTVVDAVRRVVALQAQHPASPYLALWNRIKGFAPAELDAAFTGRAVVKATLMRITLHAVHAGDYPVLRAAMQPTLYASRLGFRFAGAGLTPADADELVPQLLAFACRPRTSAQMQAWVGERLGAGRKDGAWWGLKAYAPLHHAPTGGPWSFGLRPSFVAAGTGTVPAGRAVDPQALQRLILRYLEGFGPASVADVAQFAMVQRAPVRQALAALDGAIEQIQGPGGSTLFDLPGASRPPADTPAPPRLMAMWDSVLLAYDDRSRVIPPAYRPLVIRRNGDVLPALLVDGYVAGVWRPVEGGIEATAFHSLSPATWDGLAAQAQSLRALLGEREAEVYSRYHHWWAKLPQTEVRML is encoded by the coding sequence GTGATCACCGCGCGTGGACTCAACCGGGCGACCCTCAGCCGTCAGCTGCTGCTGGAGCGTGAGCCGTTGACCGTGGTCGACGCGGTGCGGCGTGTGGTCGCGCTCCAGGCGCAGCACCCGGCCTCGCCGTATCTGGCGCTGTGGAACCGCATCAAAGGTTTTGCTCCGGCCGAACTCGATGCCGCCTTCACCGGGCGTGCGGTGGTCAAGGCGACCCTGATGCGGATCACCCTGCACGCCGTGCATGCCGGGGACTACCCGGTATTGCGCGCCGCGATGCAGCCCACTCTGTACGCTTCTCGGCTCGGTTTCCGCTTCGCCGGTGCGGGGCTGACTCCGGCGGACGCCGACGAACTGGTGCCGCAGCTGCTGGCTTTCGCCTGCCGGCCGCGGACTTCGGCACAGATGCAGGCGTGGGTCGGGGAGCGGCTCGGTGCCGGGAGGAAGGACGGGGCGTGGTGGGGGCTGAAGGCTTACGCGCCGCTGCACCATGCCCCGACAGGCGGGCCGTGGTCATTCGGCCTGCGGCCGTCGTTCGTCGCGGCGGGTACCGGGACGGTCCCTGCGGGGCGGGCGGTGGATCCGCAGGCGCTGCAGAGGCTGATTCTGCGCTATCTGGAAGGTTTCGGGCCCGCGTCGGTGGCCGACGTGGCGCAGTTCGCCATGGTGCAGCGGGCACCCGTCCGCCAGGCGCTGGCCGCTCTGGACGGCGCCATCGAGCAGATCCAGGGGCCGGGCGGCAGCACGCTGTTCGACCTGCCGGGCGCCTCCCGGCCGCCCGCGGACACGCCCGCCCCGCCCCGGCTCATGGCGATGTGGGACAGCGTCCTGCTTGCCTACGACGACCGCAGCCGGGTGATACCCCCGGCCTACCGTCCCCTGGTGATCCGCAGGAACGGAGACGTACTGCCCGCATTGCTGGTGGATGGCTATGTCGCCGGTGTGTGGCGTCCGGTGGAGGGCGGCATCGAGGCCACGGCTTTCCACTCCCTGTCGCCCGCCACCTGGGACGGACTGGCCGCGCAGGCCCAGTCCCTGAGGGCGCTCCTCGGCGAGCGTGAGGCGGAGGTCTACAGCCGCTACCACCACTGGTGGGCGAAGCTCCCGCAGACCGAGGTGCGGATGCTGTGA